In Microbacterium enclense, one genomic interval encodes:
- a CDS encoding extracellular solute-binding protein — protein sequence MRRRILATAVAATGILALSACSGGGGGGGGMDARGPITIWYSNNAAEIAWGQQMVDAWNAANPDQQITAQEIPAGSSSEEVIGAAITAGNAPCLIFNTSPAAVPGFQKQGGLVNLSEFPDGEQYITDRSGDLADQYRSDDGGFYQLPWKSNPVMIFYNKDLFAKAGLDPENPQLSTYDEFLTASRTLKGAGVAPYAINPAPTSEFFQSWFDFYPLYAAQTGGTQLVQDGQATFDDANGEAVADFWRTIYSEQLAGNEQYQGDAFADGQAAMAIVGPWAVSVYKDKVNWGAVPVPTEKGVAADQTWTFSDAKNVGLFTACDNKATAWDVLKFATSEEQDGAWLNETGQMPLRKDLTTTYADYFQANPAYEEFGDQAARTVEVPNVQNSVEIWQAFRDGYSKAVIFGEGDVSTFLSDAKSQIDQLAAGK from the coding sequence ATGCGACGACGCATTCTCGCCACAGCAGTAGCAGCCACCGGCATCCTGGCCCTCTCCGCCTGCAGCGGCGGCGGTGGGGGAGGCGGCGGCATGGACGCCCGCGGCCCCATCACGATCTGGTACTCCAACAACGCCGCCGAGATCGCGTGGGGCCAGCAGATGGTCGACGCCTGGAACGCGGCCAACCCCGACCAGCAGATCACCGCGCAGGAGATTCCCGCCGGTTCGTCCAGCGAGGAGGTCATCGGCGCCGCGATCACGGCCGGCAACGCCCCGTGCCTGATCTTCAACACCTCGCCGGCAGCGGTTCCGGGCTTCCAGAAGCAGGGCGGCCTGGTGAACCTGTCGGAGTTCCCCGACGGCGAGCAGTACATCACCGACCGCAGCGGCGACCTCGCTGACCAGTACCGCTCCGACGACGGCGGCTTCTATCAACTGCCGTGGAAGAGCAACCCCGTCATGATCTTCTACAACAAGGACCTCTTCGCCAAGGCGGGCCTCGACCCCGAGAACCCGCAGCTGTCGACGTACGACGAGTTCCTCACGGCCTCGCGCACCCTGAAAGGGGCCGGGGTCGCCCCGTACGCGATCAACCCGGCGCCGACGAGTGAGTTCTTCCAGTCGTGGTTCGACTTCTACCCGCTGTACGCGGCGCAGACCGGAGGGACGCAGCTCGTCCAGGACGGCCAGGCGACCTTCGACGACGCGAACGGCGAGGCGGTCGCCGACTTCTGGCGCACCATCTACAGCGAGCAGCTCGCCGGCAACGAGCAGTATCAGGGCGACGCGTTCGCCGATGGCCAGGCTGCGATGGCGATCGTCGGTCCCTGGGCCGTGTCGGTCTACAAGGACAAGGTCAACTGGGGCGCCGTGCCGGTGCCGACCGAGAAGGGCGTCGCGGCCGATCAGACCTGGACGTTCAGCGACGCGAAGAATGTCGGCCTGTTCACCGCGTGCGACAACAAGGCCACAGCCTGGGACGTGCTGAAGTTCGCCACCAGCGAGGAGCAGGACGGCGCCTGGCTGAACGAGACCGGCCAGATGCCGCTGCGGAAGGATCTGACGACCACCTACGCCGACTACTTCCAGGCGAACCCCGCCTACGAGGAGTTCGGTGACCAAGCCGCGCGCACCGTCGAGGTGCCGAACGTGCAGAACTCGGTGGAGATCTGGCAGGCGTTCCGCGACGGCTACTCGAAGGCGGTCATCTTCGGTGAGGGCGACGTGTCGACCTTCCTCTCGGATGCCAAGAGCCAGATCGACCAGCTCGCGGCGGGGAAGTGA
- a CDS encoding LacI family DNA-binding transcriptional regulator, producing the protein MDETRPTIADVARRAGVSKGLVSFALNGRAGVSPDTRERILAVAADMGWSPSLRARSLSVGRAFACGLVIGRSPDVIAADPFFPSFIAGVEDEFSVSGQVLVLAAATPGRHEAETYRGLAADRRIDGVILSDLRADDPRVNLVAGLGIAAVTLGVPDVDSPFTSVSVDDGAGIRLAVDHLADLGHTDIAHVAGPAAMLHGRHRAAAFESAAAARGIRARVLETDFSAADGARATDELLDDATPPTAIVYSNDNMAIAGLGRAQKRGLRVPDDLSITGFDDVEIGRHLHPALTSVATDARGWGAAAARALLAAIGGAVPEALALPDPRLVVRASTAAPRASTAPRPRAAGKAPHAAPRPAAHGDPRPTTETDAPPTP; encoded by the coding sequence ATGGACGAGACGCGACCCACGATCGCCGACGTCGCGCGGCGCGCGGGTGTCAGCAAGGGCCTCGTGTCGTTCGCCCTGAACGGCCGTGCCGGTGTGTCACCCGACACCCGCGAACGGATCCTCGCCGTCGCCGCCGACATGGGGTGGAGCCCGAGCCTGCGAGCGCGCTCCCTCAGCGTCGGTCGTGCCTTCGCGTGCGGCCTCGTGATCGGCCGCAGCCCCGACGTGATCGCCGCCGACCCGTTCTTCCCCTCCTTCATCGCGGGTGTCGAAGACGAGTTCTCGGTCTCGGGGCAGGTGCTCGTGCTCGCGGCGGCGACACCGGGGCGCCACGAGGCCGAGACCTACCGGGGCCTCGCCGCCGACCGCCGCATCGACGGCGTCATCCTCTCCGACCTTCGTGCCGACGACCCGCGGGTGAATCTCGTCGCGGGCCTCGGCATCGCCGCCGTGACCCTCGGTGTCCCCGACGTCGACAGCCCCTTCACCTCGGTCTCGGTCGACGACGGTGCCGGCATCCGGCTCGCCGTCGACCATCTCGCCGACCTCGGGCACACCGACATCGCCCACGTCGCCGGCCCCGCCGCGATGCTGCACGGGCGACACCGCGCGGCGGCGTTCGAGAGCGCGGCCGCAGCCCGTGGCATCCGTGCCCGCGTCCTCGAGACCGACTTCAGCGCGGCCGACGGCGCACGCGCCACGGACGAGCTTCTGGATGACGCCACCCCGCCGACCGCGATCGTCTACTCCAACGACAACATGGCGATCGCCGGTCTCGGGCGTGCGCAGAAGCGCGGACTCCGCGTGCCGGACGACCTGTCGATCACGGGCTTCGACGACGTCGAGATCGGCCGCCACCTGCACCCGGCGCTCACCAGTGTCGCCACCGACGCTCGCGGATGGGGCGCCGCCGCAGCCCGCGCCCTGTTGGCCGCGATCGGCGGCGCCGTCCCCGAGGCCCTCGCGCTCCCCGACCCCCGGCTCGTCGTGCGTGCCTCGACCGCGGCACCGCGTGCCTCGACCGCCCCGCGTCCCCGCGCAGCCGGGAAAGCCCCGCACGCCGCCCCGCGGCCTGCCGCGCACGGGGACCCGCGTCCCACGACCGAGACGGACGCGCCCCCCACCCCCTGA
- a CDS encoding NAD(P)/FAD-dependent oxidoreductase, whose translation MSDSEYDLIVIGAGPVGENVADRAVQAGLTAVIVESELVGGECSYWACMPSKALLRSGAALRAARDVDGAKQAVTGDLDVAAVLRRRDTMTSDWNDSGQVEWLQGAGIDLVRGHGRLTGDKTVRVTAADGTTTDLVARHAVAVCTGSAALLPDIAGLADISPWTSREATAVQQIPGSLAILGGGVVGAEMATAFASLGAEVTVIARSGLLGGTEPFAGELVAASLRERGVTVKTGTDATAARRDTDGRAVLDLSDGTTVTADEVLVATGRVPRTDDLGLDAVGLTAGEWIDVDDTLRVRGVDWLYAVGDVNHRALLTHQGKYQARAAGDVIAARAQGGEVDDAPWGAHVATADHDAVPQATFTDPEVASVGLTAAKAEERGLNVKVLDYDLAHVAGSSEQSDSYVGQARAIVDLDRGVLVGATFVGPDIAELLHSATIAIVGEVPVKRLWHAVPSYPTVSEVWLRLLETLGRDSA comes from the coding sequence ATGAGCGACAGCGAATACGACCTCATCGTCATCGGCGCCGGCCCCGTCGGCGAGAACGTCGCCGACCGCGCGGTCCAGGCGGGGCTCACCGCGGTGATCGTCGAGTCCGAACTCGTCGGCGGCGAGTGCTCGTACTGGGCCTGCATGCCGTCCAAGGCGCTGCTGCGCAGTGGCGCGGCTCTGCGCGCGGCGCGCGATGTCGACGGCGCGAAGCAGGCTGTGACCGGCGACCTCGACGTCGCCGCGGTCCTCCGCCGCCGCGACACCATGACGAGCGACTGGAACGATTCGGGCCAGGTCGAGTGGCTGCAGGGGGCGGGCATCGACCTCGTGCGCGGCCACGGGCGACTCACCGGCGACAAGACCGTCCGGGTGACCGCCGCCGACGGCACGACCACCGACCTCGTCGCCCGTCACGCCGTGGCCGTCTGCACCGGCTCGGCCGCCCTGCTTCCCGACATCGCGGGCCTGGCCGACATCTCTCCGTGGACGAGCCGTGAAGCGACCGCCGTCCAGCAGATCCCCGGCTCGCTGGCGATCCTCGGCGGCGGGGTGGTCGGTGCTGAAATGGCGACGGCGTTCGCCAGCCTGGGCGCGGAGGTCACGGTCATCGCCCGCTCGGGTCTCCTCGGCGGCACCGAGCCTTTCGCCGGCGAGCTCGTCGCCGCCTCGCTCCGTGAGCGGGGCGTGACCGTGAAGACCGGAACGGATGCCACGGCCGCGCGCCGCGACACCGACGGGCGCGCGGTGCTCGACCTCTCCGACGGCACCACTGTCACGGCCGACGAGGTCCTCGTCGCGACGGGTCGCGTTCCGCGGACCGACGATCTGGGCCTGGATGCCGTGGGCCTCACCGCCGGCGAGTGGATCGACGTCGACGACACCCTGCGCGTGCGCGGGGTCGACTGGCTGTACGCCGTCGGCGATGTGAACCACCGAGCCCTGCTGACCCACCAAGGCAAGTACCAGGCCCGCGCCGCCGGCGACGTGATCGCGGCCCGCGCGCAGGGCGGAGAGGTCGACGACGCCCCCTGGGGCGCGCACGTCGCGACGGCCGATCACGACGCCGTTCCGCAGGCGACCTTCACCGATCCCGAGGTGGCATCGGTAGGACTCACCGCCGCGAAGGCCGAGGAGCGGGGCCTGAACGTGAAGGTGCTCGACTACGACCTCGCCCACGTGGCCGGATCGAGCGAGCAGTCGGATTCCTACGTCGGTCAGGCGCGCGCGATCGTCGATCTGGATCGCGGTGTCCTCGTCGGCGCGACGTTCGTCGGCCCCGACATCGCCGAACTGCTGCACTCCGCGACCATCGCCATCGTCGGAGAAGTGCCGGTGAAGAGGCTCTGGCACGCGGTGCCGTCGTACCCCACCGTGAGCGAGGTCTGGTTGCGGCTGCTCGAGACGCTCGGCCGCGACAGCGCCTGA
- a CDS encoding DUF1697 domain-containing protein: MPRTVALIRGVGGPTALKMPALREVLASAGLGEVETLQVAGNVVLDADGRSPAEVAATIRDAVHGSFGFDLPVLVRSHAELTDSVARNPFADAAEGRWVQTVFLDAPPAVTTLALPDGIPEDAVLDGREVFVRYPEGIGGSKLQAGWFERRLGVTGTARNANTIAKLVALSA; the protein is encoded by the coding sequence ATGCCACGCACCGTCGCCCTCATCCGCGGAGTCGGCGGACCCACCGCCCTCAAGATGCCCGCGCTGCGCGAGGTTCTGGCATCCGCGGGTCTCGGCGAGGTCGAGACGCTGCAGGTCGCGGGCAATGTGGTCCTGGATGCCGACGGCCGCTCCCCCGCAGAGGTCGCGGCCACCATTCGCGACGCCGTCCACGGATCGTTCGGCTTCGACCTCCCCGTCCTCGTGCGCTCTCACGCGGAGCTCACCGATTCCGTGGCGCGGAACCCCTTCGCGGACGCCGCCGAGGGGCGGTGGGTGCAGACGGTGTTCCTCGACGCGCCTCCCGCGGTGACCACGCTCGCGCTGCCCGACGGCATCCCGGAGGACGCGGTGCTCGATGGCCGCGAGGTGTTCGTGCGCTACCCCGAGGGCATCGGCGGGTCGAAGCTGCAGGCCGGGTGGTTCGAGAGACGCCTCGGCGTCACCGGCACCGCCCGTAACGCGAACACGATCGCCAAGCTCGTCGCCCTGAGCGCCTGA
- the purH gene encoding bifunctional phosphoribosylaminoimidazolecarboxamide formyltransferase/IMP cyclohydrolase — protein MAGPRHDPADYRPRDVVPIRRALVSVSDKTNLLVLAEALAGAGVEIVSTGSTAATIRDAGYDVTDVSAVTGFPESLDGRVKTLHPKVHAGLLADLRLASHEAQLEELGILPFELVVVNLYPFVETVASGAEGDDVVEQIDIGGPAMVRASAKNHANVAIVVSPESYPAIIDALQANGGTNLVQRRELAARAFSHTAAYDTAVSTWFAEGTLGDDIDLPAHLTIQAERLSTLRYGENSHQRAAIYTRVGGHGIAQATQLQGKEMSYNNYVDADAALRAAFDMVKPAVAIIKHANPCGIAVAAPNALDPIASAHLRAHECDPVSAFGGVIAANRTVTLKMAENLRDIFTEVIIAPDFEPEALEVFKLKKNLRVLQLPTDWQQERMDVRLVSGGLLLQDADRFPDDIESVAKNWELVSGERPAEGAMESLIFAWKACRAVKSNAIVLAQASATVGIGMGQVNRVDSCRLAVERAGERAAGSVAASDAFFPFADGPQVLIDAGISTIIQPGGSVRDAEVVDAARAAGVTMFFTGERHFFH, from the coding sequence ATGGCCGGACCCCGCCACGACCCCGCCGACTACCGCCCCCGCGATGTCGTCCCCATCCGCCGCGCGCTCGTGTCGGTCAGCGACAAGACGAACCTGCTCGTGCTCGCCGAAGCGCTGGCCGGAGCGGGCGTCGAGATCGTCTCGACCGGCTCGACCGCGGCCACCATCCGCGACGCCGGTTACGACGTCACCGACGTCTCGGCTGTCACGGGCTTCCCCGAGTCGCTCGACGGCCGCGTGAAGACCCTGCACCCGAAGGTGCACGCCGGTCTCCTCGCCGACCTGCGTCTCGCCTCCCACGAGGCGCAGCTCGAAGAGCTCGGCATCCTGCCCTTCGAACTCGTGGTCGTGAACCTCTACCCGTTCGTCGAGACCGTGGCATCCGGTGCCGAAGGCGACGATGTCGTGGAGCAGATCGACATCGGCGGCCCCGCCATGGTGCGCGCGTCGGCGAAGAACCACGCGAACGTCGCGATCGTCGTCTCGCCGGAGTCGTATCCCGCGATCATCGACGCGCTGCAGGCCAACGGTGGCACGAACCTCGTGCAGCGCCGCGAGCTCGCCGCTCGTGCGTTCTCGCACACCGCCGCGTACGACACCGCCGTGTCGACCTGGTTCGCCGAGGGGACGCTCGGCGACGACATCGATCTGCCCGCGCACCTCACGATTCAGGCCGAGCGCCTGTCGACGCTGCGCTACGGCGAGAACTCGCACCAGCGCGCCGCGATCTACACGCGCGTCGGCGGACACGGCATCGCCCAGGCCACGCAGCTGCAGGGCAAGGAGATGTCGTACAACAACTACGTCGACGCCGACGCCGCGCTTCGTGCCGCCTTCGACATGGTCAAGCCCGCGGTCGCGATCATCAAGCACGCGAACCCCTGCGGTATCGCCGTCGCCGCCCCCAACGCGCTCGACCCGATCGCCTCCGCGCACCTGCGCGCCCACGAGTGCGACCCCGTGTCGGCGTTCGGCGGCGTGATCGCTGCGAACCGCACGGTCACGCTGAAGATGGCGGAGAACCTCCGCGACATCTTCACCGAGGTGATCATCGCCCCCGACTTCGAGCCGGAAGCGCTCGAGGTCTTCAAGCTCAAGAAGAACCTCCGCGTGCTGCAGCTGCCCACGGACTGGCAGCAGGAGCGTATGGACGTGCGGCTGGTCTCGGGCGGCCTGCTGCTGCAGGACGCCGACCGCTTCCCCGACGACATCGAGTCGGTCGCGAAGAACTGGGAGCTCGTCTCGGGCGAGCGTCCGGCCGAGGGTGCGATGGAGAGTCTGATCTTCGCGTGGAAGGCCTGCCGCGCCGTGAAGTCGAACGCGATCGTGCTCGCGCAGGCCTCGGCCACCGTCGGCATCGGCATGGGCCAGGTCAACCGCGTCGACTCGTGCCGCCTCGCCGTGGAGCGCGCCGGTGAGCGCGCGGCCGGGTCGGTCGCGGCATCCGATGCGTTCTTCCCCTTCGCCGACGGCCCCCAGGTGCTCATCGACGCGGGGATCTCGACGATCATCCAGCCCGGCGGTTCGGTGCGGGATGCCGAGGTCGTCGACGCCGCGCGCGCCGCCGGCGTGACGATGTTCTTCACGGGGGAGCGTCACTTCTTCCACTGA
- the purN gene encoding phosphoribosylglycinamide formyltransferase, translating to MLTVAVLISGTGSNLRALLEAAAAPDFPARVVAVGADREADGFAHAEHFGIPTFLVPFGAFASREEWGAEVGAQLAVWNPDLVVLSGMMRLLPADLVAAWEPRIINTHPAYLPEFPGAHGVRDALSAGVEQTGASVIVVDSGVDTGPILAQERIPVLPGDDEHSLHERIKPVERRLLIDVVRRIAEGHLDLAAAASRTA from the coding sequence GTGCTCACGGTCGCCGTCCTCATCTCCGGCACCGGCTCCAACCTCCGTGCCCTGCTCGAGGCGGCTGCCGCCCCCGACTTCCCGGCGCGCGTGGTGGCGGTCGGCGCCGACCGCGAGGCCGACGGCTTCGCACACGCCGAGCACTTCGGCATCCCGACCTTCCTCGTGCCCTTCGGCGCCTTCGCCTCGCGCGAAGAGTGGGGCGCCGAGGTGGGTGCGCAGCTGGCCGTCTGGAACCCCGACCTCGTCGTGCTGAGCGGAATGATGCGTCTGCTTCCCGCCGACCTCGTCGCGGCGTGGGAACCGCGCATCATCAACACCCACCCCGCGTACCTGCCCGAGTTCCCGGGTGCCCACGGGGTGCGCGACGCCCTCTCCGCCGGAGTCGAGCAGACCGGGGCGAGCGTCATCGTCGTGGACTCCGGCGTCGACACCGGCCCGATCCTCGCCCAGGAGCGCATCCCCGTGCTGCCCGGCGACGACGAGCACTCCCTGCACGAGCGCATCAAGCCCGTCGAGCGGCGTCTGTTGATCGACGTCGTGCGTCGCATCGCGGAAGGTCACCTCGACCTCGCCGCCGCCGCATCCCGAACCGCCTGA
- a CDS encoding DUF6350 family protein, translating to MHRLLVALLAALDAVLAAAGGIAVVLAPLALLWVAGLGSPDWSALWPATAAIWHLGHLVPLAVTLPDTYLAATGIDPSFATFTLSLAPLAFATFTALFAARSGVRAGEAGAALTGWLSGSIVFAAIATLVALTGNAALVTSETWLAILLPSLLFFVPSFVGAVVGAWRVGDDGPIDALRAQLARLPRAWASVPTLALRGLATTTLGLVGVGAVVVVAGIVARSTQVIGIYQASNADAIGATVIALCQLMYLPTLVLWGVAFVAGPGFALGTDTAVTPAATQVGALPGIPVLGAIPDTTSPWLLLLALLPVAIGALTGWILRSRMPFTSGPEPVGPRLTLALAVAALTGGVGALIAVVSTGAIGPGRLTETGPQPGPLALALGLEVLVGLAILLLSPRPDGRSAERDHEIFDERDATPALVPPSRAHVPFDRDEHATGPAPTVSAPGTGIAHDVWPSSYRGPDEAESAALSDDEVRARIRAAWATHPDEDGPAGAR from the coding sequence ATGCATCGCCTTCTCGTCGCCCTCTTGGCCGCCCTCGACGCCGTCCTGGCCGCCGCGGGTGGTATCGCCGTCGTCCTCGCCCCGCTCGCCCTGCTCTGGGTGGCCGGTCTCGGCAGTCCCGACTGGAGTGCGCTGTGGCCGGCGACGGCCGCCATCTGGCACCTCGGGCATCTCGTGCCGCTCGCGGTGACCCTGCCCGACACGTACCTCGCCGCCACCGGCATCGACCCGTCGTTCGCGACCTTCACCCTGTCGCTGGCGCCCTTGGCCTTCGCCACGTTCACAGCCCTCTTCGCCGCCCGGTCCGGCGTCCGTGCGGGTGAGGCGGGCGCGGCTCTCACCGGATGGCTGTCGGGCTCGATCGTGTTCGCCGCGATCGCGACCCTCGTCGCCCTCACCGGCAACGCCGCGCTCGTGACATCCGAGACCTGGCTCGCCATTCTCCTGCCGTCGCTGCTGTTCTTCGTGCCCTCGTTCGTCGGGGCGGTCGTCGGTGCGTGGCGCGTCGGAGACGACGGGCCGATCGACGCCCTCCGGGCTCAGCTCGCCCGGCTGCCACGTGCCTGGGCGAGTGTGCCGACCCTCGCGTTGCGCGGTCTCGCGACGACGACGCTGGGCCTCGTCGGTGTCGGCGCCGTCGTGGTCGTCGCGGGCATCGTCGCGCGCTCCACGCAGGTCATCGGCATCTACCAGGCCAGCAACGCGGATGCCATCGGCGCCACCGTCATCGCCCTCTGCCAGCTCATGTACCTGCCCACGCTCGTACTGTGGGGCGTGGCGTTCGTCGCCGGTCCTGGCTTCGCGCTCGGCACCGACACCGCGGTCACCCCCGCTGCCACGCAGGTCGGTGCGCTCCCCGGCATCCCGGTGCTCGGCGCGATCCCCGACACCACCTCGCCGTGGCTGCTGCTGCTGGCGTTGCTTCCCGTCGCGATCGGCGCACTGACCGGATGGATCCTGCGATCCCGGATGCCGTTCACCTCGGGCCCCGAACCGGTCGGTCCGCGCCTGACCCTGGCTCTGGCCGTCGCTGCCCTCACCGGCGGGGTCGGCGCGCTGATCGCCGTGGTGTCGACGGGCGCGATCGGACCGGGTCGCCTCACCGAGACGGGCCCGCAACCCGGTCCTCTCGCCCTCGCTCTCGGTCTCGAGGTGCTGGTCGGTCTCGCGATCCTGCTGCTGAGCCCACGGCCCGACGGGCGCTCCGCCGAGCGCGACCACGAGATCTTCGACGAGCGCGACGCGACGCCGGCCCTCGTCCCTCCCTCCCGCGCGCACGTGCCCTTCGATCGAGATGAGCACGCCACCGGCCCCGCCCCCACGGTTTCCGCCCCGGGAACGGGCATCGCGCACGACGTGTGGCCGAGCTCGTATCGCGGCCCCGACGAGGCCGAGTCGGCAGCGCTCAGCGACGACGAGGTCCGGGCGCGGATCCGCGCGGCGTGGGCGACGCATCCCGACGAGGACGGGCCCGCGGGCGCACGCTGA
- a CDS encoding nitroreductase family deazaflavin-dependent oxidoreductase: MSLSGEYLPSTSEWARQQAEAFEATGGREAAELRGVPIIVLTTVGAKTGGLRKTALMRVEHDGKYAVVASKGGAPEHPAWFHNLVKNPRVALQDGDVKKEYDAHQAEGAERDEWWARAAAVWPDYDEYQKKTERRIELFVLEPVE, from the coding sequence ATGTCGCTCTCAGGAGAGTATCTGCCCAGCACCAGCGAGTGGGCCCGCCAGCAGGCCGAGGCGTTCGAGGCCACCGGGGGCCGCGAGGCCGCCGAACTGCGGGGCGTTCCCATCATCGTCCTCACCACCGTCGGCGCCAAAACCGGCGGGCTGCGCAAGACCGCGCTCATGCGCGTCGAGCACGACGGCAAGTACGCGGTCGTGGCATCCAAGGGTGGTGCTCCCGAGCACCCCGCGTGGTTCCACAACCTCGTGAAGAACCCCCGCGTCGCCCTGCAGGACGGCGATGTGAAGAAGGAGTACGACGCCCATCAGGCCGAGGGCGCCGAGCGCGACGAATGGTGGGCGCGCGCCGCAGCCGTGTGGCCCGACTACGACGAGTATCAGAAGAAGACCGAGCGGCGTATCGAGCTGTTCGTGCTGGAGCCGGTCGAGTAA
- a CDS encoding NCS2 family permease: protein MSASAPETTAAPEPKNGLDRFFEITARGSTVGAEVRGGVVTFVTMAYIVILNPIILSGTPDVAGNALGFPQVAATTALTAGVMTMLFGLVTRLPFAFAAGLGINSFLAVGIVGGVTWPEAMGLVVINGLIIVLLAVTGLRRMIFEAVPLALKTAITVGIGLFIAFIGFVDSGLVTSTGINSPPVGLGVGGSIATIPTALFVLTLVITAVLLVRKVKAALLIGLLSGTVIAVLVEAVAHLGSRADGNAGGWGLSVPTLPSQLVSLPDLSLVGQVDLVGSFGRIGVLSALMLVFTLVFTNFFDAMGTMTGLSREAGLAAPDGTFPRLRSALVIEGIGAVAGGATSSSSNTVFIESGSGIGEGARTGLANVVTGGLFLLAMFFTPLTSIVPTEIAAAALVIVGALMMGQIRHVDLSDMAVLIPVFLTVTVMPLTYSIANGIGAGFVSWVLIQALSGRARRVSPLLWIVAAGFVVFFARGPVEALLG from the coding sequence ATGAGCGCTTCCGCTCCCGAGACCACGGCCGCCCCCGAACCGAAAAACGGTCTCGACCGCTTCTTCGAGATCACCGCCCGCGGCTCGACCGTCGGCGCCGAGGTCCGCGGCGGCGTCGTCACCTTCGTGACCATGGCGTACATCGTCATCCTGAACCCGATCATCCTGTCGGGCACGCCCGACGTCGCGGGCAACGCCCTCGGATTCCCTCAGGTCGCCGCCACCACCGCGCTGACCGCCGGCGTCATGACGATGCTGTTCGGCCTCGTGACGCGCCTGCCGTTCGCGTTCGCGGCGGGTCTGGGCATCAACTCGTTCCTCGCGGTCGGCATCGTCGGCGGAGTGACCTGGCCCGAGGCCATGGGCCTCGTCGTCATCAACGGCCTCATCATCGTGCTGCTCGCGGTCACGGGCCTTCGCCGCATGATCTTCGAGGCGGTTCCGCTCGCGCTCAAGACCGCGATCACGGTCGGTATCGGACTCTTCATCGCTTTCATCGGCTTCGTCGACAGCGGCCTGGTCACCTCGACGGGCATCAACTCTCCCCCGGTCGGCCTCGGCGTCGGCGGCTCGATCGCGACCATTCCGACCGCGCTGTTCGTCCTCACGCTCGTGATCACCGCCGTGCTGCTCGTTCGCAAGGTCAAGGCCGCCCTGCTCATCGGTCTGCTCTCGGGCACCGTGATCGCGGTCCTCGTCGAGGCCGTCGCGCACCTCGGCTCGCGCGCCGACGGCAACGCCGGCGGCTGGGGCCTCAGCGTGCCGACGCTCCCGTCGCAGCTGGTCAGCCTCCCCGACCTGTCGCTCGTCGGCCAGGTTGATCTGGTCGGCTCCTTCGGCCGCATCGGCGTTCTGTCGGCCCTCATGCTCGTCTTCACCCTCGTGTTCACGAATTTCTTCGACGCCATGGGAACCATGACCGGCCTCTCGCGCGAAGCGGGTCTCGCCGCTCCCGACGGCACGTTCCCCCGTCTGCGTTCGGCGCTCGTGATCGAGGGAATCGGCGCGGTGGCCGGCGGGGCGACCTCATCGTCGTCGAACACCGTGTTCATCGAGTCGGGCTCCGGCATCGGTGAGGGCGCCCGCACGGGCCTCGCCAACGTGGTCACGGGCGGTCTCTTCCTCCTCGCGATGTTCTTCACGCCTCTCACGAGCATCGTGCCCACCGAGATCGCCGCAGCGGCGCTGGTCATCGTCGGCGCCCTCATGATGGGGCAGATCCGCCACGTCGACCTCAGCGACATGGCGGTGCTCATCCCGGTGTTCCTCACCGTGACCGTGATGCCCCTCACCTACTCGATCGCCAACGGCATCGGCGCGGGCTTCGTCAGCTGGGTGCTGATCCAGGCTCTGTCCGGTCGTGCGCGTCGGGTGAGCCCGCTGCTGTGGATCGTCGCCGCTGGCTTCGTCGTCTTCTTCGCCCGCGGCCCGGTGGAGGCGCTTCTCGGCTGA